The region CTCAGCCGCAAGACTTTGCTTGCGTCGCATCGATTCACCCTTCAACTCCATCCGATGAGCCTTGTGAGTTAGCCGGTCCAGGATGGCATCGGCCAAGGTAGGATCGTCGATGTATTCGTGCCATTTACTCACCGGCAGTTGCGAGGTGATGATCGTAGCGGCCTTGCCATGCCGGTCCTCCATGATCTGTAACAGGGCCAATCGGCCATTCTGATCAAGGGGTTGTAAGCCCCAGTCATCCAGAATGAGCAGGTGTTGCCGCTCCAGACGACTCATCTCCCGCTGGTAGGAGCCGTCGGCTTTAGCCAGTTGCAGTCGCTGTATGAGCCGGATCAGATTGTGATAACCCACCCGATACCCCAGCTGACAGGCCTGATAGCCCAGGGCCGAAGCCACGTAACTTTTGCCGCAGCCAGTTGATCCCGTCAGGAAGATATTCTCGGCTCGATCGATGAAGCGGCAGTCGGCCAAACGAAGCACCAGCGTCTTATCCAGGTTGCGGCCAGGGCCGTAGTGCAACTCTTCCAGCGAGGCCTGATAGCGAAAGCGGGCCGCCCGGATGGCCATCTGGGTGCGTCGGTGTTGACGGTACTCATGTTCAGCTTCAGTAAGCTGGGCCAGCAGTTCGTCGGCAGGCGGTTGCTGGTGAAGGGGTAGGCGAAGCAGGGTCTCGAAGGCCTGATACATGCCCACCAGTTTAAGGTCCCGTAGTCGGTCAAGTGTCGCTTGGTTATTCATACTTTTTATTCCCTTTTGTAGTTGGTACGTGTGTTGATTGGCTCGGCTTTACTGGTAGGCTGATGCGCCCCGGATGTTTTCATGGCTGGGTACTGAGCTGACAGGACTGGCATCGGAGAGCGTATCCAGCCCGCGTTCGATGATGGATCGGATGACTTTGTAGCTCACGCTCTGGTAGCACAACGCCCGTTGGCAGGCCCGCTCCAGACGTTCTCTACCCACTTTCTTTTCCAGACTTAGTACACCCTGGCACGACTTATAAGCCTGTTCGGGATGCGCCCGGCTCGTTAGGATGGCTTCGACGGCCTGCCGGGTTTGGGGGCCAATGCGGTCGGCCCGACGGACGAACGTCTCCGGGCTCCAGTCACTGATCCACTGATGGGCTGGGGGCAAATGCTCTTTGAGTGTCGAGTAATGGTACTGTCCCTGTAATCGCTGGTGAGTCGCAATACGCTGGTGCTGGCAGTAGACTTCAACGCTTGACGCCGTGTAGATCAGCCGTACCCACTGGCCGATGTAGCGATAGGGTACGCTGTAATAATGCTTGTCTTCTGACAGCAGTACATGGCCGTTTTTCTGAACCCGGCTCCCCGCATAGTGTTTGATGAGATAAGCCGTGTTGGGCAACCCCATCAAGTGCATTCGCTCCCGCTCCTCGAACTGCGACTGCCGACTATGGCCCCGGTTCTGAAAGCGCATTTGGTTGTGGGCGTCGAGTAAGGGGCGGATAGCCGCATTGAGATCGTCAAGTCGATGAAAGACCTCATTGCGCAGGGGAGCGTAGATGCGTCGATAGAGGATGTTGACGGCTCCTTCGACCAGAGCTTTGTCGCGGGGCTTACCGCTCCGGGCCGGCAGGATCGTCGTTTGATAATGGAGCGCAAAGTCAGCCAGCGTCTCATTGATCTGGGGTTCATAGCGATCCGAGCGAATCACAGCCGCTTTGAGGTTATCGGGCACGATGGCCGCTGGTACGCCCCCGAAGTAATGCAGGGCGTTTTGCAGGGCGGTGATGAAGTCCTCCTTGCGCTGAGTAGCCACTACCTGGGCGTAAGTGAGCTGACTGCAACCCAGCACGGCCACGAAGAACTCGACCGGCCTAACCTCCCCTGTTGTCTGGTCGACCAGCGAGAGCCGCTTGCCCGCAAAGTCGACGAAGAGTTTGTCGCCCGCTTTGTGCTCAATGTGCATGCTGGTCTGCTGCCGCTGGCTCCAAAGCTGATAATAGTGGCAGAACTGCGTATACTGATAGCCGTTGGGATGTTCGGCTTTGTAATCCAGCCAAAGACTATACCGGGTAACGCCGGGTCGGGTCAGTTCGCGGTCAATCTGAGCGAATCGTTGTTGAAGAATAGTTAGGGGGGCGTCGGGTGAGGGCGCAGGCGGACGACTTTGTACCAGCTCATCCAACTGTTGGTCGGAGAGTTGCGGGAGGGAAAGCGTTGCCGGATCGGGAAGCATGCGCAGGTAGCCCCGGACGGTATTGCGAGCCAGGCCTAGCGAACGGGCAATATCCCGGATAGACTTATGTTGCTGCTGGAGAAGCAGAATCTGACGGAGTAGGTGCATAGGAAGACGCTGGTTGGCCATAGGTTCGGAGGGTCAATTTGTTCCGAAACTACGGTGATTAGGCGGCTCCTGCTCAGCGGGCGGGGTGGGTCAGTTTGGCCCGAAATGGGTGGGTCAACTACATCCGAAACAGGTGGGTCAGTTTACTCCGAAATACACAGGTGAGTAGCGAAATGATACTTTTTTAAAAATCTGTGAATACCAAAACCAATAACTTCTCCTAATCAGCGATACGATCACTTACCTTTTTCAGGTCTCTCCTATACATCAATAATTGACCATTGGAGAAAAGGATACGCGTTCAGGTTCTATCTTCGCTCATCCAATTTCCCCATGTCAATACGTCCACTACCTATCTTTTCAACAGAGCAGGCCTTGTTCGATGGCCTGAGTCGTCGTGATGAGCGGGCTTATTCGTTCTTATACGCTGAAACTTATCCGTCTTTCCGCTACTGGGTTTTAACAAACAGTGGATCGGAAATGGATGCTGAAGATGCTTTTCAAAAAGGGCTGATGAGTTTTCTGCTTAACCTGGAAACCGGCCAATATCAATTACAGACAGGTACCCGGATCACTACCGTTGTTTTTGAATACTGTAAACGGGTATGGCTGACAGAACTAAAGTCGGCCAGGCTCCAGAAACGAGCCGTGATGCCGGATACCATCGACAGCATTGATACTATGGATGTAGCCAAGGATATGGAACGAATGGAGGTTGTTAATGCCGTCCGGCAGTCGTTAGGGCAGCTTAAAGACGAATGTCGAAAATTAATTGAGTGGTTTTATGTCGACGATTTATCCCTTCGGGAGATTGCCGAACGCCTGGGCATGAAAGAGTCTTCGGTAAAATCGAAGCGCTATGACTGTGCCGAAAAATTAAAAGCGTTTTATCAGCAAACCGCTACCAAACTAGGATTATGAAGTTATCGGAAGATCAATACGAGATTATTGAAGCGTATTTAACCAACGAATTATCAGCACCCGACCGGGCTTCGTTCGAGCGTGACCTACTAACGGATGCGGAGCTTCGGGCGGAGGTTGACCGGCAGCGCACCATCCGGATGGGCTTACGGGCGCTGGGAATTGAACGGGCACTTGAACGGGCAAAAAGCCAGTACAAAGCGGAGTTGGAGCGGACTGAAACAGCACCGGCCGAGCAGCCCGTTGTCCGGCCCTTCATCAGTTGGCGGTATTGGGCTGCGGCAGCCTCTATCGTCGCCGTATTGGGAGCGGGATACTATACTTACCAGCAAACTATTGGTCAACAATCAGATATCGCTTTCGCAGAAACACTCGCATCTGACCCGGCAGCTGAGTTAACAAAAGACTTTCCGGCTGGTGCGCTTACACCCTCCACCCGTACCGAGTTTCTGGAGGCCCTAAAAAAATACAAAGCGGGTAAATACGATGAAGTAATCGCCCGGCTTAAGACCCTCCCCGCCGACAAACAGTCGATACATTACAAAAACTATTTTCTCGGTTTGAGTTACCTGGCTAATAAACAACCCGGTGCAGCCATTCCCTTGCTGAGTAAGGCCCAGGCAAGTTCTTCGCTAGCCATCCGGCAAAAAGCGGAGTGGTTTCTGGCGCTGGCGTACGTCAAGAATGAGCAAAAAGAGAAGGCTCTGCCCATGCTGAAGAAAATCAGCACGAACAGAGCCCATCCGTTCAACGCACTGGCAAAGCAGGTGTTACAAAAGGTGCAGTAAGGCGATTTACTGCTTGAATAAAGTTTCAACTTCGGCAGCCGTGATGGCCCGCTTGTAAATTCGGATGTCGTCCATGGCGCCGTTGAAATACCACGGCAACGACTGGTACTGTGCACCGAATTTAAGCTCCCCACCGGGGCACTTATCGATTGCGGTGGCGGGTAGATTATCCGTTTTGAAGACGAGAATGTTATTAAAGTACATCCGGGCCGACCGACCGCTGTAGGTAAAGACGAGGTGATACCAAGTATTCAACACGACCGGACTGGTAAACGCCAGATCCTGCCAGCCCACTCCACCCACGCAATTACTATTTTGCTTAATGTTGGTCATGAACGTGAGGGCAGGACCAACATCTCCTTCCAATTTAATTAAAGAGCTGTACGTTTGAGGCAGGCCATCGCTGAAGCGGGATTTATTATAAATCTGCATTCGTCCGTTTATGGCTACCGGTTTAATCCATAAACTAACGGTCATAGCATCCGGATTCAGGCTGCTATTATCATCCATGTAGAAGTAATCGCCCGAGCCATCCAACAGAATAGCCGAGTTCGCCCGACCGTTACGATCTGTTGTAAAGGTGGCATTGTCAACCAGTTTGACGTGGTTATTATAACCACTGACATCCTGAAGCGATTTATCATTGAACGATACGGAGGCAATTAAGTCCTGGGATACAGGATCGGCCTGGGTTGTAAAGGACAAAATAGGTCCATAAATTATTTCACCGGATGACAGTCTGGCATACGCCCGATAATAGTATATTTTACTGGGCGTCAGATCATTAAGTGTAATGACTATAGGATTCCCTACTGAAGGGCTGGCAACTTTGGCAGCCGGACTGTTCACATCCGGTGTGCTGGTAGTAGAGGAGTAATAGATACCAAATTCATAAGCTGCCGGATTACCAAGATTCGATACAATGAAATTAATCCCAGCCGTTGTAATACCTACACTTGCGGTGCCGTTTACAGCCACCGCTGGATTCTGCCCAGTCTGGAATGTTTGTACCGTACTGTAGCTAATTAGTCCAGCGGAATTCACCGCAAAACTCCGTACGTAATACAGTGTATTGGGCTGAAGGTTCGTAAGTGAAACGGGCAACGCGGTATTAAGCGGAGCTGTAGTCGTAAACGATTCTGTTTTATCTATATCGACTTCCGGTGATTGTTTGACAGCTGAATAACATACCCCATACCGAATAATTGGTGCGTTGCCATTGGATGTTATGGACATTCCTGCTACTGCTGTAGTGGCCGAATACGCAGTAATAGCCTGTAACGTTACTGTCGGCTTCACCGCATCACTTACCGTAACGACCTGCTGAAGTGTGGTTTCAAGACCGCAGGTGTTTGTCAGCGTAGCCTTCACGGTATACGTACCATTGGCCGGATACGTGTACTTAGTTGTTAGGCCGGTAGTGGTGGCCGTGGAGCCATTGCCAAAATCCCAAACCACTTTATCGATGGTACCACTGCCGCCACTGATTGAAAAATCCACAATTCGCTGTTGAGGCTGGGCATTGAGGGTACCCGATGGCTTAACACACTCACGCTGCGACTTTTTAGTCGGTAAGTCCCACGGGTTGCAACTTAAAATCATTACTCCGCTACTACAGGCGAGCAGAAAGCAAAGTATACATGTAAATAAGCGATTCATTATGAATAAGAAGTTTGTATAGTATGAATAGAGTATTAAAACGTGTAACCAACGGCCAGCCCCCACGACTGCGACGACGGTTTCCATTGAAATGCGCTGGTGGACGGCTTTGGCTTGTGGAGCAACAGGTACAATTCCGCGACGGTAGCCACAGCGGCCACACCAACGCAGGCCTTAAACAAGCCGTTTTTCTGTTGGGCTGCTTCGGCGGCACTGTAAGCTTCGTTATACTGCCGATAGGTGTTCGGGTCGGCAATAATGCCGCTACCCGTAGGGTCGGCCGTTTGGCTGATCTGATTCAGGGCGCTGAATTTCGAGTTATAATCATTCCTCAGTAGCAAAGCGTAGGCCCCGGCACCAACCGCCACCAGACCCGTTACCACCTTTATACCGACTTGTTTGGACGGCCTGGAGAGATTATCAATCGTACGAATTTGTAAGCGTAGCGTTTCCTGACGGGTTGTTGTATAACTAAGGGCCTTGCTATAGCTCTCTTTAGCTCGTAAGTACTGCTTTTGATTGAAAAGCTGGTTCCCTTCGCGCTCGTAATAATCCGCAAACTGTCCTTTCGTGATCAGGTCATCAGGGTTTAAGTTAAGTAGTTGATTCATCAACTTTATTGCTTCAGCCCCCTTCCCTTGCCGCATAGCATCGTCGGCCTGCTTACGTAAAGCCAGTCCGGTCGTACACTCCTGAATTTGCTCTTTGGCGTAAGTGTCATTTTCAAAGCCCGGCACTTCGAGGCAGTTCTGATACTGTCGGCGGGCTTCTAAATACTTACCTTCTTTAAATAAATCATCTCCTCTTTTTCGGTACCGGTCATATTCTTCATCGACGACAACGGTTTTGGCCGTCTCACGGCTTCCGCCCATCACTCGCCGGGAAGGCATCAGAAAAACGGTCAGCAACAACAGCAGGATGAACGGGTGTATTAGTTTATGCATAGAATTGATTTTACTGGTTTGTGGATTGTTTTATTTTTCGTCTGACTTCTTCGGTGTCTTTCAACGCCCGTGCTACCTGATACCATTCTCTGGCCCCCTCAAACTCGTCGTTATCAAAGATTTTGTTTGCCTTAGCCATGTATTTGTTAAAAGCAGCGTCGGCTTTGGCTGTATTTAAGTCCAGCTCTTTGGCCAGTACCTGCGCCTTGCTGAATGCGGCAATGGCTTTTGCTTTATTATTTCCGCTGTTAATGGCGTTAACACCCTCCTCAATAAGCTGATCGTACGTCTCCTGCTGTAGCAGCTTCTCCTTCAGTCGTTTGGCGTTTTCATCTTCCTTGTTCTTACTGTCATCAGGCTTAGGAGCTTCGGATGATGGTACCTTAGACGGCTCTGCTGGTGGTATTACCGACTGACTTTGGGAATCAGCCGTTATAGCTTTCTTCGCGTCGGTGGCGGCTTTATTCAGGGCAGCTACATCCTTTCGGGAAGGGTCAAGCAGTAAGGCACTGTTAGTCAGTTCGATTACCCGATCATAGTCTTTGCGATGGTAAGCCAGCCTGGCTTTGGCATAAGCAACATCTATGCGGGTAGCCAGTGACTCTTTTGTCTCACCCGGCCTGGGTTCTATTGCTCCTGTTCGCGAACGCTCTGGTGAAGATTCCGTTTTAGTAACAGCACCTAGTCCAACACCCGCGACCGATACACTATCTGGCTTTTCGGAGTGGCCTGTTTTTATACTCAATGGGCTAATATACCAGGCTAGCGCAGCCACCACGATAGCTGCCGGAACGACAGCCGCCCACGGGAAAGTCCGCCCCGGTACCGGTGTACTGACAACAGGCGGCAAAACAGGTGCTGGTGGTGCAGCTTCCCGCGGAACAGCTGGAGTCGCTGCCCGTTGTAATGATGCGTAGGTCTCGACAGCAGCAGGCTTGGGTTGGGTAACCGGCAGATTGATGACGGGTAAGCCCGGCTCGTCAAACACATCGGTACGCTCCTCTACATACGCATCGGTCAACTCAGGCTCCTCTATTTTTGGTTGAGGCTGAGATTTAGGTCGTAACTCCTCAATACAAAACGCCAATCCGCGAATGGCCGCTTCGTGCGTTGGTTGATGCCCAAGCACTTGTTCATAGCAACTTTTAGCCGGTTCAAAAAGCTGTTGATCCAGCAACCGCCCGGCTTTTGTCAGCAACGCCGTAATCTCCTGCTCGAGAATGCCTTTTTTGCATTGGTCAACCCCGTTCAGTGCTTCCGTATTATGCTCCCGTTTGGCAAGGATCTGATCAAACAGGACAAGGGCTTCTTCGTACCGCTGCCTGTTAACCAGCGCCCGGGCGTCGGACAACTGCTGTGGAATGAAATCCAGCAAGTCCAGCAATTCGTCCTCTTTACGAACCCGTTCGCGAATATCCCGCACCAGACACCGGCGGATCATGGCCCGGTACGGTTCGGCAATCTGGTCAAGGCGGGCGGGTAGCTGAACGGTAATAATTTTCTTTTCAATCTCCCGCCGAACAGACTGCTCACTGCTGTTACGCAGGTCGGACCGAAATGGTTTTTCGCCCGTCATTAGCTCGTACAGAATGACGCCAAAAGCCCATAAGTCGAGGTTGAAACTCACCCGGCTCCCTTCAATCTGCTCGGGGGCTTTGTAAGATGGTGTCCCGCGACCGTCACTCAGGTCGAAATCAGAGCTATCCAGTTCGTCGTCGCTCACCAGTTTACTAAGCCCGAAATCAGCAATTTTGGGAATAAACCGCCCGGCATTATCACGCGAAATAAGGATGTTCGCCGGTTTGAAATCACGGTGAACAATCCGGTTTTTGTGCAGATGCTGTAGCCCCAGCAGAATGCCTTTCGTGATGTCGTACTTTTGGGTGGGTGTGAGGGGTTCCCGTCGCAATAAGTCAGCCAGATTGCCATCGGGATAATACTTCATGATCGCAAAATCGCTGACGCTGGTATCGGTCTCAAGTCGGTAACAGGCATCATACCGGGCTATGTTAGCCTGCCGGGGTACTCGCTTGGCCAGTTCAACTTCGGCCCGCAGGGATTTTGTGTCGTTCCCTTTGAACTCGCTGATCTTTATGGCTACCCACTCCGTTTCCAGCTGATCTTCGACTTTTATTACCCTGCCATACGAGCCACTACCCAACAAAGCCCCATCATCATTGGGGCGAATTGGGTAGCGTTTCCTGAAGTCATGAAAGGTCGTAAACGGTTGATTCATCGCGTTCGGTTAAAGTTCAGTCACAGATTTTTGTCAACGATAGGCCAATGGCAGGCTATCCGAAAAGCGCCCGTAAAACATGGGCGTTTGCCGTCCCTGCGTTCGCTTCTTCAACTGCGGAGATACGTATTGGTGTAATTCTTTAATGGTGACAATGCCGTTTCCGTCGAGGTCGGCCTTACCGGACAGGCCCCGCAGCAGGAAATACGTAAAGGCCCCACCCGCCAGCCGACTATCCTCAACGGCCAATTGGGTAGATCGGCTGGCCAGTAGCATGGCTACGTTACTGCGATCTGTCTGGCTTGGGGTAACAAGCTGTTGGGCCTCCCGCCGGGCTGTCAGTTTCCGGGTCATACCGCCCGAGAGGCAGGCATCAGCAATGCATAATTTTGTTTTCGCGCCGGAGCGGTAAAAGGCGGTTTTTATATCCCGGTACGTGAGTAAGCCATCAGGCTTGCCAGGTTCAACGTCGTAGGGGACAAAACTGTCTGGCATACCGTGTCCCGAAAAATAGAGAATGATTCGATCCGCTTCCGTAGCCTGCTGAAACACAGCAAGCTGCTGCTCAATAGCGGCCTGCGTAGCCTGGCGATTTGTCAGCAGCCGAATGTTGGAAGCGGGTACGCTCCCACCCGATTTACTTTGCAGAAAAGCCGCAAACTGGCGGGCATCCCGATCAGCAAACCGTAAATCGCCGGTTGCATAAGACAGGGCTTTATAGTCGGAAATACCAACAACAACGGCATAGGTTTGCCCGGTAAACGCCCGTTGCTGAGCAGGCAGCAACAAACTCAACGCCAGGAGTAAATTAGTCAGCATAATTCGTGATGGTATGGATAGACTGCGCCGAATCGGTATGAGCTACATAACTAATACCGATCAGATAACCGGAGTAATTATCTTTTGAGTGCGCACTACAGAGGGCCTGCAATGACTCCGACTTGGCCTGGTCGGGCATGTTGCTGGCCAGTACGGTTTCCAGAATATACGTATCGATGGCTTCGAGAACGCCATCGGTGCACATAAAGAAATAATCGCCCGCCTGAACATCGGTCAGTGTAACGATATCGGCCATCAGTTTTACAGGCTCGCCTTCCTTATCCGTCACACTCGCCATAACTGCCCGACTCAGTCGATTTCGCCAGGGGTGCGTTAGGGCTTGCGTGGCCGTGATGATACCAGCCTCAACCATATCTTCGACCTGTCGGTGATCCTTAGTCTGAAAAATCACCTGACCCGCCCGCAGTTGATACACCCGGCTATCACCAATATGACAGATCGTAGCGCCCTGTTGGTGCAGTTGCAGCAACGCCAGCGTTGACCCCATCCGGCTAAGCAAAGGGTTCTGTGCCAGATAGGTGCGATAAGCCTCGTAAGCTCGGTTGAGTATGACCTGTATGTGGGCGGCATCCAGCGTTGGGTTGCCCATCGTTATAACATAGTCTGCTACGGCCTCACAGAGCAGCTTACTGGCCACTTCCCCCTTGTCGGCCCCGCCCATTCCGTCACAAACGACAAAAAGCTCTGTTTGCTCAGTCGCCTTGTCGACATTCGGATACAGGTAATCCTGGTTATTGGTCCGTTGGCCGAGGTGCGAAAAAGCCATTGGAAATGCTCGATAGATTTTCATGCGTTATTGGGTACGGTCGGGGTTGAAATCCAGCTCGACTTTGTAGGTGTCGAGCATGGCTGAGGGAATCACGTAATGCGACAGGCGAAAGCTATCAACGCCACCGAGGGTAACAATTCCTTCATCTTCCACATCAACAATTTCTGTTTTCTGCAAGGGTGTAGCGTTCAGCTTTGTCCCATTCAGGCTGTATTGATGCGTTTTCCCATCATTATCAATGGCTCCATCCTGTAAGTGGTAGCGTAGCTGACCGGTCCATTTATCGAACGCGACAGTTAGGGTGCTGTGTCGGCGGCTGATGAAACACCGACCATTGTGCATAAACCGATCTAGCTGAACGGTGCATAAATCCGACGTACCAATGACGTTTCGTCCAAATTGGAGCGGATAAATCAGTTGGGAATCGCCCAGATAAGTTAGCTGACCAAAAGCGGGTAAGCCACGCACAATGTTCTCGTCATACTGAAACCCAGCAGACAGTGTATTGATTGCCCCGCAACCAAGATGCGAGCACACAATTGAGCCGCGTTCGGCGTCAGCGGCACGAACCATGATCCGACGGCCACACTGCCGACAGTCGATAAGAGTTGTTTTAAATACGCTCATGCCCGTTACTCGTCCATGTCATGTACATCTCCATCGTTGACATAGGTATCATCGGGCTCATGGGAATCGGCCAGATACACGGTGTCATCATCGTCCTCGGTTTCGTTCAGAAGATGTTCGTCAGTGGGCGCTGCTGGCGCAGGTGTAGGGTCAACCAGTTCTGGCTCAAGGATTGAATCGACCACTTCTTTCCCCATGCTGTCTTCCAGCCCCTGGCTAAACTGATCGTTGCTCAGCACAAATGGTTTGTCGATCCTTTCGATTTCTACCAGTTCGCCGTTCAATGAATCAAAGCGCATAATTGTATCCAGACCATCATCACCACGGGCATCAACAATCCGGTAGGTATAGCCATCGGCCCCTTCCATCACCAGCGTATCAATAATGCCATCCTGGTCGAAATCGAGCCCCATAACGCGTTGGCCATTTAAGTGCCCTTCTATAATGGTTGGCTCTGTGGCTTCGGCTGAGGAATGTGTTGCCGGAGTGCCTGCCACTGCCTGTCTGTAGGGCTTAACAGGCAGTTCCTCCTGTGTAATCATTTCCGTGAATTCCTGGCGTTGTTCCAGAGAAAGGCTGCTCCACTCCTCTTTCTCGAAGGTATTGTACCAGCGTCCGTGCCAGCTGAAAACCCCACCCACGCCCACTTCTTTGCGAGCCGTTTCAAAAGCCTGTTCGAAAGACATGGTATCGGCTACTTTACCGGATGCGTCGATGTCCGTCGGCAAAGCAACTGGTTGAGTTGAGGTACCGGTGCTAGTGGTGGATTCTGCTGGGTCTGAATCAGTTGAACCAGTTGTATCAGTAGACTTCCCTGACCCCTTTGTTATGGCCCAGGCCGCCCCGCCCATTAATAAGGTAGCGGAGGAGATGGCCAGTAATTTTTTCTGGTTGGTGCTAAGACCTGACTTGGCGGGTGTGGTAGCTTGTGGCATGGAATAAGCGTCCGTTGGTAAATCGGTTAGTTTAGAAAGTTGTGACATGGTCGATAGAAACTATGTGTTGAAAGTTGCCGGTATATCTGCTCCGGCTGAAAAAGGTGAGTCGGAAAGTCAGATTTTTTTTAGCTGACCCAGATTGCCTGACAACGGCGGCAAGTCTTTTGTGCTGCCAGAAGGTCCCAATCACGTGTACCAAATGGATCGCGGCAGGCCGGATTCGGACACCTATACACGTCACGGTATTCTCTATCGATTATTTCGAGTTTCTCGTCGGTCGACAGCAGCGTAGAGCTTAGCGTAGGGATGAGTACACTCAGCCCTGCCCCCGACATAATCTGAATAAAGGGCAACGCACCTCCGCCAGTAGACAGCACGGCAGTTATGCCCACAACGGAGGAAAGTATAACGCTACCCGTTCGAATCATTTTCTCCCGGTTGCGGCAATCCCGACGTAGCCGGGGGTATTGCTCATAAACCAGTTTTAACGCGGCAAAAGAAGAAGTAAAATCGAGCGGCTGTACTGCCACTGTTGATTTGGCTGGTGACGGGGGAGCTTCCGGGGCCACAACAGGCTGCGGCTGCGCTTTGGCAAGTGGCCGGGCAGCCTTGTCAGGCAACAACGCGACCAGTTGCTGACAGGTCATCTCTGTTTCGGCAAGTCGAATCAGGTCCTGCTCACCCACTACCTTTCGGGTAACTCTCAGGCCGTTAACATAAGAGCCATTTTTACTCTGAAGGTCTTCAAGAATGAAATTTGAAGGCGTACAATAAATCAATCGGGCATGATGCCCACTTATTTTACTATCTGAAATAACAAGCTGATTATCAGCAGTCCGGCCTATTGAATAGGATGGCAGGTGACTTAACTCGTCAATAAATTGTTCGAGTTTATTCTCACTTATCGGTAAGGGTGGCATGGAGTAGATAACGGGTACTACTCAGCAAGGTATAGTATAGGTGACCTTTAATATGAATATTTCTTATTTATTTTTTAATCGGTATAAAAACGCAAATAAAAATAAACGATTAATTAACTTTTGAAAAACGAATGCATACAAATTATAACATTCAGGTAAATACGTTCTAACTAT is a window of Spirosoma linguale DSM 74 DNA encoding:
- a CDS encoding Tetratricopeptide TPR_2 repeat protein (PFAM: Tetratricopeptide TPR_2 repeat protein~SMART: Tetratricopeptide repeat~KEGG: stress-inducible protein, putative ; K09553 stress-induced-phosphoprotein 1) — its product is MHKLIHPFILLLLLTVFLMPSRRVMGGSRETAKTVVVDEEYDRYRKRGDDLFKEGKYLEARRQYQNCLEVPGFENDTYAKEQIQECTTGLALRKQADDAMRQGKGAEAIKLMNQLLNLNPDDLITKGQFADYYEREGNQLFNQKQYLRAKESYSKALSYTTTRQETLRLQIRTIDNLSRPSKQVGIKVVTGLVAVGAGAYALLLRNDYNSKFSALNQISQTADPTGSGIIADPNTYRQYNEAYSAAEAAQQKNGLFKACVGVAAVATVAELYLLLHKPKPSTSAFQWKPSSQSWGLAVGYTF
- a CDS encoding serine/threonine protein kinase (PFAM: Serine/threonine protein kinase-related; tyrosine protein kinase~SMART: serine/threonine protein kinase; tyrosine protein kinase~KEGG: mitogen-activated protein kinase kinase 2 ; K06228   fused), whose amino-acid sequence is MNQPFTTFHDFRKRYPIRPNDDGALLGSGSYGRVIKVEDQLETEWVAIKISEFKGNDTKSLRAEVELAKRVPRQANIARYDACYRLETDTSVSDFAIMKYYPDGNLADLLRREPLTPTQKYDITKGILLGLQHLHKNRIVHRDFKPANILISRDNAGRFIPKIADFGLSKLVSDDELDSSDFDLSDGRGTPSYKAPEQIEGSRVSFNLDLWAFGVILYELMTGEKPFRSDLRNSSEQSVRREIEKKIITVQLPARLDQIAEPYRAMIRRCLVRDIRERVRKEDELLDLLDFIPQQLSDARALVNRQRYEEALVLFDQILAKREHNTEALNGVDQCKKGILEQEITALLTKAGRLLDQQLFEPAKSCYEQVLGHQPTHEAAIRGLAFCIEELRPKSQPQPKIEEPELTDAYVEERTDVFDEPGLPVINLPVTQPKPAAVETYASLQRAATPAVPREAAPPAPVLPPVVSTPVPGRTFPWAAVVPAAIVVAALAWYISPLSIKTGHSEKPDSVSVAGVGLGAVTKTESSPERSRTGAIEPRPGETKESLATRIDVAYAKARLAYHRKDYDRVIELTNSALLLDPSRKDVAALNKAATDAKKAITADSQSQSVIPPAEPSKVPSSEAPKPDDSKNKEDENAKRLKEKLLQQETYDQLIEEGVNAINSGNNKAKAIAAFSKAQVLAKELDLNTAKADAAFNKYMAKANKIFDNDEFEGAREWYQVARALKDTEEVRRKIKQSTNQ
- a CDS encoding peptidase C14 caspase catalytic subunit p20 (PFAM: peptidase C14 caspase catalytic subunit p20~KEGG: sit:TM1040_0843 OmpA/MotB); translation: MLTNLLLALSLLLPAQQRAFTGQTYAVVVGISDYKALSYATGDLRFADRDARQFAAFLQSKSGGSVPASNIRLLTNRQATQAAIEQQLAVFQQATEADRIILYFSGHGMPDSFVPYDVEPGKPDGLLTYRDIKTAFYRSGAKTKLCIADACLSGGMTRKLTARREAQQLVTPSQTDRSNVAMLLASRSTQLAVEDSRLAGGAFTYFLLRGLSGKADLDGNGIVTIKELHQYVSPQLKKRTQGRQTPMFYGRFSDSLPLAYR
- a CDS encoding protein serine/threonine phosphatase (SMART: protein phosphatase 2C domain protein~KEGG: nmu:Nmul_A1997 protein serine/threonine phosphatase); the encoded protein is MKIYRAFPMAFSHLGQRTNNQDYLYPNVDKATEQTELFVVCDGMGGADKGEVASKLLCEAVADYVITMGNPTLDAAHIQVILNRAYEAYRTYLAQNPLLSRMGSTLALLQLHQQGATICHIGDSRVYQLRAGQVIFQTKDHRQVEDMVEAGIITATQALTHPWRNRLSRAVMASVTDKEGEPVKLMADIVTLTDVQAGDYFFMCTDGVLEAIDTYILETVLASNMPDQAKSESLQALCSAHSKDNYSGYLIGISYVAHTDSAQSIHTITNYAD
- a CDS encoding FHA domain containing protein (PFAM: Forkhead-associated protein~SMART: Forkhead-associated protein~KEGG: tgr:Tgr7_2548 FHA-domain containing protein), with product MPPLPISENKLEQFIDELSHLPSYSIGRTADNQLVISDSKISGHHARLIYCTPSNFILEDLQSKNGSYVNGLRVTRKVVGEQDLIRLAETEMTCQQLVALLPDKAARPLAKAQPQPVVAPEAPPSPAKSTVAVQPLDFTSSFAALKLVYEQYPRLRRDCRNREKMIRTGSVILSSVVGITAVLSTGGGALPFIQIMSGAGLSVLIPTLSSTLLSTDEKLEIIDREYRDVYRCPNPACRDPFGTRDWDLLAAQKTCRRCQAIWVS